In the genome of Blastopirellula marina, one region contains:
- a CDS encoding toxin-antitoxin system HicB family antitoxin: MSQFNQGTNSYPQTPQPAARPVFPSTTFPPQQSGQQPYHTSQPQPQATEGSYASARPTFTGTPQAPVQPAAPAGPAMNVAPTATFDEKKAEVVRIARDFFRGVPDWVTFFREIMGVEGVIHRLFPQPEEFTKFEQSDEYGEIQLMIVKLRERTNVQNESKEPTRVITVRLPKSLHESLRVEAHSRRTSMNKLCISKLLQVIDDSMIPND; this comes from the coding sequence ATGTCGCAGTTCAACCAAGGCACTAACTCGTATCCGCAGACGCCTCAGCCAGCGGCGCGACCCGTTTTCCCAAGCACCACATTCCCACCGCAGCAAAGCGGACAACAGCCATATCACACTTCGCAGCCACAGCCGCAAGCTACCGAAGGCAGCTATGCTTCGGCTCGCCCGACTTTCACCGGTACGCCTCAGGCACCTGTTCAACCGGCCGCTCCGGCTGGTCCAGCGATGAACGTTGCTCCGACCGCCACCTTCGACGAGAAGAAGGCTGAAGTCGTCCGCATCGCTCGTGACTTTTTCCGTGGCGTGCCTGATTGGGTTACCTTCTTCCGTGAGATCATGGGCGTCGAAGGTGTTATCCATCGCTTGTTCCCACAACCGGAAGAGTTCACCAAGTTCGAGCAGTCGGACGAGTACGGCGAAATCCAGCTGATGATCGTCAAGCTGCGTGAACGCACCAACGTTCAGAACGAATCGAAAGAGCCAACCCGCGTGATTACCGTGCGTCTGCCAAAGAGCCTGCACGAGTCGTTGCGAGTTGAAGCCCACTCGCGTCGTACCAGCATGAACAAGCTTTGCATCTCGAAGCTGTTGCAGGTCATCGACGATTCGATGATCCCGAACGACTAA
- a CDS encoding sugar phosphate isomerase/epimerase family protein: protein MPMHLGRRQFLQSMAAAGAGLALGSQLVAAEKAAPFKISLAEWSLHRTLRSGKLDNLDFAKTAKETCGVEAIEYVNQFFKDKAKDEKYLAELNKRAADNGVTQVLIMCDGEGQLGAPDEAARKKAVENHHKWVEAAKTLGCHSIRVNAASSGSYEEQMKLAADGLAQLSEFAKGFDMNVIVENHGGLSSNGAWLAGVMKAVDMENCGTLPDFGNFRVSNEEMYDRYKGVDELMPYAKAVSAKTHNFDDEGNETNTDYFKMMDIVVNKHNYHGFVGIEWEGGGIGEVEGIIATRKLLERCAEKLSA, encoded by the coding sequence ATGCCTATGCATCTCGGTCGACGTCAGTTCCTTCAATCGATGGCTGCCGCCGGCGCCGGACTGGCCCTTGGCTCACAACTTGTTGCCGCTGAAAAGGCTGCTCCTTTCAAGATCTCGCTGGCCGAATGGTCGTTACACCGCACACTTCGTAGTGGCAAGCTCGACAATCTCGATTTCGCTAAGACCGCCAAGGAAACCTGTGGCGTCGAAGCCATTGAATACGTGAACCAGTTCTTCAAAGACAAAGCGAAGGACGAGAAGTACCTGGCTGAATTAAACAAGCGAGCCGCCGACAACGGTGTGACGCAAGTGCTCATCATGTGCGATGGCGAAGGTCAATTGGGTGCTCCAGACGAAGCAGCCCGTAAGAAAGCCGTCGAAAACCACCATAAATGGGTCGAAGCCGCAAAAACCCTGGGCTGTCACTCGATCCGTGTGAATGCAGCCAGCAGCGGTAGCTATGAAGAACAAATGAAACTAGCCGCCGACGGCTTGGCCCAATTAAGCGAATTTGCCAAGGGCTTTGATATGAACGTGATTGTCGAAAATCATGGTGGCCTTTCGTCGAACGGTGCCTGGCTGGCCGGCGTCATGAAGGCCGTTGACATGGAAAACTGCGGCACGCTGCCTGACTTTGGTAACTTCCGTGTCAGCAACGAGGAAATGTATGACCGGTACAAAGGTGTCGACGAGTTGATGCCATACGCCAAAGCCGTCAGTGCAAAGACGCACAACTTTGACGACGAAGGCAACGAAACGAATACCGACTACTTCAAGATGATGGATATCGTCGTCAACAAGCACAACTACCACGGCTTCGTTGGCATCGAGTGGGAAGGTGGCGGAATCGGCGAAGTCGAAGGAATCATTGCGACCCGCAAGCTCCTAGAACGTTGCGCCGAAAAGCTATCGGCCTAA
- the hflX gene encoding GTPase HflX, with amino-acid sequence MTERDRKQSVAQENAILVKLLDPHVDYSADPLDELDGLATTAGTTVVGKLTQRREKPDPGTYLGKGKIEELKLCADASAADVIIFDNELSPGQTRNLERETERKVIDRTELILDIFATHAQTLESRLAVELAQLEYSLPRLKRMWSHLDRIKMGVGMRGPGEKQLEVDRRLVEKRIKDLKDDLEKVSKRRERQVSARRESMTISLVGYTNAGKSTLMNRLTDAQVLSADMLFATLDTRTRRWRLPHWGPVLLSDTVGFIRDLPHRLIASFKATLEEANQADLLLHVADASNPEVEQQIAAVYDVLEEIGIEQKDTLLVLNKIDRIEDSRRLEQLQARYPGSVAVSAFTGEGSERLAIAVSDALSKSFSDVEIEAEVGNGKLVAYLATNGEIVSKRYGDERLVVHCRIPTAHLGRIQNQNPDVVIRPYGEESSPSDAVGDVA; translated from the coding sequence GTGACAGAACGAGATCGTAAACAGAGCGTCGCTCAGGAAAATGCCATTCTCGTCAAGCTACTGGATCCGCACGTGGATTATTCGGCAGATCCACTGGATGAACTGGATGGATTGGCGACGACGGCTGGCACCACGGTGGTGGGTAAGCTGACTCAGCGACGGGAAAAGCCAGATCCAGGGACCTATCTAGGTAAGGGGAAGATTGAGGAGTTGAAGCTCTGCGCTGATGCGTCGGCAGCCGATGTGATCATCTTCGACAACGAACTGTCCCCTGGGCAGACCCGAAATCTGGAGCGGGAAACCGAGCGAAAGGTCATCGATCGCACCGAGCTAATTCTCGACATTTTCGCCACCCACGCACAAACGCTCGAATCTCGCTTGGCCGTGGAATTGGCTCAACTCGAATACTCGCTACCGCGGCTCAAGCGGATGTGGTCTCACTTGGACCGTATCAAGATGGGCGTCGGTATGCGTGGTCCGGGTGAAAAACAGTTGGAAGTTGACCGACGTTTGGTTGAGAAGCGAATCAAGGATCTGAAGGACGACCTGGAGAAGGTTTCTAAGCGGCGAGAGCGTCAGGTTTCTGCTCGCCGCGAGTCGATGACGATCAGCTTGGTTGGCTACACCAATGCTGGCAAAAGTACGCTCATGAATCGGCTGACTGATGCTCAGGTTTTGTCGGCTGACATGTTGTTCGCGACGCTCGACACGCGAACGCGGCGCTGGCGGCTGCCGCACTGGGGGCCGGTACTTTTGAGCGACACGGTTGGTTTCATTCGTGACCTTCCTCACCGCCTGATTGCCAGCTTTAAAGCAACGCTCGAAGAAGCCAATCAGGCCGACCTTTTGCTGCACGTGGCCGATGCCAGTAACCCGGAAGTCGAGCAGCAAATCGCAGCCGTTTATGACGTACTTGAGGAAATTGGCATTGAGCAGAAAGACACACTGCTGGTGCTTAACAAGATCGATCGGATCGAGGATTCTCGGCGTTTAGAACAACTGCAGGCTCGTTATCCGGGCTCGGTCGCCGTCAGTGCATTTACTGGCGAAGGGAGTGAGCGTCTGGCGATCGCTGTCAGCGACGCTCTTAGTAAATCGTTCTCTGACGTCGAAATTGAAGCCGAGGTTGGGAATGGAAAGTTGGTCGCTTACTTGGCTACCAATGGTGAGATCGTATCGAAGCGATATGGCGATGAGCGGCTCGTCGTGCATTGCCGAATTCCGACCGCCCACCTGGGGCGAATTCAGAACCAGAACCCCGACGTAGTTATCCGTCCTTACGGCGAGGAATCGTCGCCATCGGATGCTGTGGGGGATGTCGCCTGA
- a CDS encoding SDR family NAD(P)-dependent oxidoreductase, which yields MRRQLDGLRMLVTGASSGIGRAMAILAAEQGAKLLLTARREDRLEELLEVVHAKGCDATYVVGDITDPALHQRLFERVQHDLKGLDVLVNNAGIGAHGNFDEASPERLRQLMEVNFFAPVELTRKFLPLLEQGRTPAICNISSILGHRAVPGKSEYCASKFALHGFSDALRAELATKGIDVILVSPSTTSSEFGAAVIEQRGKPPAKGKFARTPHDVAKAALKAIKSGRHEIIPSKSGYLMVWIDRMCPSFADWMVAKFG from the coding sequence ATGCGTCGTCAATTAGACGGTTTGAGGATGCTCGTCACGGGAGCATCCTCGGGAATTGGTCGTGCGATGGCCATTCTTGCGGCAGAGCAGGGGGCCAAGTTGCTGTTAACGGCCCGTCGAGAAGATCGCCTGGAAGAGCTTCTCGAAGTGGTTCATGCCAAGGGTTGCGACGCCACCTATGTGGTCGGCGATATCACCGATCCGGCCCTTCATCAGCGTCTGTTTGAGCGTGTGCAGCATGATCTGAAAGGGCTTGATGTCCTGGTCAATAATGCCGGCATTGGGGCCCATGGGAACTTTGACGAAGCGTCCCCGGAACGGCTTCGCCAATTGATGGAAGTTAACTTCTTCGCGCCGGTCGAATTGACCCGAAAGTTCCTACCGCTTCTGGAGCAGGGAAGAACGCCAGCGATCTGCAATATCTCGTCCATTTTGGGACACCGGGCAGTCCCGGGAAAGAGTGAGTATTGTGCTAGTAAATTCGCCTTGCACGGTTTTAGTGATGCCTTGCGGGCCGAGCTGGCGACTAAGGGAATAGACGTGATTTTGGTCAGTCCCAGCACCACGAGCAGTGAGTTCGGAGCCGCTGTGATCGAGCAGCGAGGTAAGCCGCCGGCAAAAGGAAAATTCGCTCGAACGCCGCACGATGTCGCCAAGGCGGCGCTCAAGGCAATTAAGTCGGGTCGGCACGAAATCATTCCCAGCAAGTCCGGCTACTTGATGGTCTGGATTGATCGTATGTGTCCTTCTTTCGCGGATTGGATGGTGGCTAAATTCGGTTGA
- a CDS encoding Gfo/Idh/MocA family protein translates to MTNRKSRREFLESSMFATAAAAAFAAPTSLLAAEAKQSKSPNEKLHVAVVGLNGRGNSHIGGFTNRDDVVITHLCDCDSKFGESKAEGVAKRQDGHKPKFIQDVRKLLEEPGIDIVSIATPNHTHSLLAIWALQAGKDVYVEKPVSHNVSEGARVVEAAEKYDRICQAGTQSRSNPGMREAMEFVHSGKIGDIKVARGLCYKPRKSIGPKGVYQPPKTVDYSLWLGPAQMQDVTRPQFHYDWHWQMPFGNGDLGNQGIHQMDLARWGLGVNELSKNVISYGGRFGYEDAGDTPNTQVVVHDYGDKSLVFEVRGLVYDKKLKESSVSYKGSRIGVIFEGTDGYLVMTTYHSGTAFDKDGNKIRDFNGGNDQYHYNNFVEAVRSRKAEDLNGHIQEGHLSSALCHTGLISYQLGEQVSKQECLDRMKDIKTTEDVSATMARVQDHLMDNGVNLDKEGVQLGPMLAFDPKTETFTDSEAANGLLTREYRKGFEVPAKGQV, encoded by the coding sequence ATGACGAATCGCAAGTCTCGACGCGAGTTCTTGGAAAGCTCGATGTTCGCCACCGCGGCTGCCGCGGCTTTCGCTGCTCCGACTTCTTTGCTGGCTGCTGAAGCTAAACAAAGTAAGAGCCCCAATGAAAAGTTGCACGTCGCTGTTGTCGGTTTGAACGGTCGCGGCAACTCTCATATTGGCGGTTTCACCAACCGTGATGACGTGGTGATCACGCACTTGTGCGATTGTGATTCGAAGTTCGGCGAGAGCAAAGCCGAAGGGGTCGCCAAGCGACAGGATGGTCACAAGCCAAAGTTCATCCAAGACGTTCGCAAGTTGCTCGAAGAACCCGGCATCGATATCGTCAGCATCGCGACGCCCAACCACACCCACTCGCTGTTGGCTATCTGGGCCCTGCAGGCTGGCAAAGACGTCTACGTCGAGAAGCCAGTCAGTCACAACGTGAGCGAAGGTGCTCGCGTGGTTGAAGCTGCTGAAAAGTACGATCGCATTTGCCAGGCTGGTACCCAAAGCCGATCGAACCCAGGCATGCGGGAAGCCATGGAATTCGTTCATAGCGGCAAAATCGGCGACATCAAAGTCGCTCGCGGTCTTTGCTACAAGCCGCGTAAGAGCATCGGTCCAAAGGGTGTGTATCAACCGCCAAAGACGGTTGATTACAGCTTGTGGCTTGGCCCAGCTCAGATGCAAGACGTGACCCGTCCTCAGTTCCACTATGATTGGCACTGGCAGATGCCGTTTGGTAACGGCGACTTGGGTAACCAGGGTATCCACCAGATGGACCTGGCTCGCTGGGGGCTTGGTGTTAACGAGCTGAGCAAGAACGTCATCAGCTACGGTGGTCGTTTCGGATATGAAGATGCCGGCGATACACCAAACACCCAGGTCGTTGTGCACGATTACGGCGATAAGTCGCTCGTGTTCGAGGTGCGTGGTTTGGTCTACGACAAGAAGTTGAAGGAAAGCAGCGTCAGCTACAAAGGTTCGCGTATCGGTGTGATCTTTGAAGGAACCGATGGCTACTTGGTCATGACGACTTACCACTCGGGTACCGCGTTCGATAAAGATGGCAACAAGATCCGCGATTTCAATGGTGGTAACGATCAGTATCACTACAACAACTTCGTGGAAGCCGTTCGCAGCCGTAAGGCCGAAGACCTCAACGGTCACATCCAGGAAGGTCACCTTTCCAGTGCTTTGTGTCACACCGGTCTGATTTCGTACCAACTGGGCGAACAGGTCTCGAAGCAAGAATGCCTCGATCGAATGAAAGACATCAAGACCACGGAAGACGTCAGTGCGACTATGGCACGTGTCCAGGATCACCTGATGGACAACGGCGTAAATCTGGACAAAGAAGGTGTCCAACTCGGCCCGATGCTCGCATTCGATCCGAAGACCGAAACGTTCACCGACAGCGAAGCCGCCAACGGTCTGCTGACTCGTGAATATCGTAAGGGCTTCGAAGTCCCGGCCAAGGGCCAGGTCTAA
- a CDS encoding RluA family pseudouridine synthase has protein sequence MKESASKPEFEILYEKGPCICVQKKAGLLTQAPPGIDNLEDQLREFCKRREGKTGNIYLAIIHRLDRPVSGAIVFCRNVRAAQRLAAQFRERTVQKKYWAIVEGGPGEDHGEWNDFVRKIPDVAQGEVVDSSAEGAKHAELAYQVLARSDHHCLLEIELLTGRYHQIRLQCAVRGYPVVGDQLYGASELFGPEVEDPRHHHIALHARQLSFRHPMVDEMVDITAPLSDAWNESPVWQQFRTQLNKEFAP, from the coding sequence ATGAAAGAATCCGCAAGCAAGCCTGAGTTTGAAATCCTGTATGAAAAAGGTCCCTGCATCTGCGTGCAGAAAAAGGCAGGCTTGCTAACGCAGGCCCCTCCCGGGATCGACAACCTCGAGGATCAGCTGCGCGAATTCTGTAAACGGCGTGAAGGGAAGACCGGTAATATCTACTTGGCGATCATTCACCGCCTGGATCGCCCCGTCTCGGGAGCGATTGTGTTTTGTCGGAATGTGCGGGCCGCCCAGCGTCTAGCGGCCCAGTTTCGTGAACGTACCGTGCAGAAGAAGTACTGGGCCATCGTGGAAGGTGGCCCGGGTGAGGATCATGGCGAGTGGAACGACTTCGTCCGCAAGATCCCGGACGTTGCCCAAGGAGAGGTTGTCGATTCATCTGCTGAGGGAGCAAAGCACGCTGAGCTGGCATACCAGGTACTAGCGCGAAGCGATCATCATTGCTTACTAGAAATCGAATTGTTGACCGGGCGATATCACCAGATTCGATTACAGTGCGCGGTGCGTGGCTATCCGGTTGTCGGCGATCAATTGTACGGAGCGAGCGAGTTGTTCGGCCCAGAGGTGGAAGACCCCCGGCATCATCATATTGCGCTGCATGCTCGGCAATTGTCGTTTCGTCACCCGATGGTCGATGAAATGGTGGACATCACGGCGCCATTGTCCGATGCTTGGAACGAGTCCCCGGTTTGGCAGCAATTTCGCACGCAACTCAACAAGGAGTTCGCACCATGA
- a CDS encoding amidohydrolase family protein, producing the protein MIWKYRVGWVFTICGLPIQDATLMVEDGEIVAIEESAIWPDAIDLREWSVMPALINAHTHLEFSKLKYPLGTQGMSFPQWITEVIRYRQGFGDNIGVEKAQAVQKGLRESAKYGVGVVGEIATLPLTEASYDHSSVHIVSLLEVLGLDPERVAERLAQAEEHAIYPWSLSNISPGLSPHAPYTVRMDVVQHCVALSAAQQLPIAMHLAETMEELELIEEGSGPFRTMLENMGLFSPADFPGGKRVLGYLKQLSQAYRALVVHGNYLHETEIAFLAKHAETMSVCYCPRTHAYFHHDQHPIEELLAQGVSVVLGTDSRASNPDLNLWKEVQHVQKEFPDIPDEQLLGMVTKDAAFALGVEDSFGTIEPGRRALVAAFPIPGDGPDVLTEMLAGQPRLWNLGNGLSEVDLATT; encoded by the coding sequence ATGATCTGGAAATATCGCGTCGGCTGGGTATTTACGATTTGCGGGCTGCCGATCCAAGATGCCACTTTGATGGTGGAAGATGGCGAAATTGTCGCAATCGAAGAGTCGGCAATTTGGCCTGACGCAATTGATCTACGCGAGTGGTCCGTGATGCCAGCGCTGATCAATGCTCACACGCACTTGGAATTCAGCAAGCTGAAGTATCCGCTTGGTACTCAAGGCATGTCGTTCCCACAGTGGATTACCGAGGTCATTCGCTACCGACAAGGATTCGGCGACAATATCGGCGTCGAGAAAGCTCAGGCAGTTCAAAAGGGTTTGCGCGAATCGGCGAAGTATGGTGTGGGTGTTGTCGGTGAAATTGCCACGCTCCCGCTAACCGAAGCGTCTTATGATCATTCCAGCGTACACATAGTCTCGCTCTTGGAAGTATTAGGGCTCGATCCCGAACGTGTTGCTGAGCGTCTGGCCCAAGCCGAGGAGCATGCAATCTATCCATGGTCTCTTAGCAATATCTCGCCAGGCCTAAGTCCTCATGCTCCTTACACGGTGCGGATGGATGTGGTGCAACATTGCGTCGCGCTCTCTGCCGCTCAGCAGTTGCCGATTGCCATGCATCTTGCTGAGACGATGGAAGAATTAGAACTGATTGAAGAAGGGAGCGGTCCCTTCCGGACGATGCTCGAGAACATGGGCCTGTTTAGTCCAGCCGACTTTCCTGGTGGCAAACGCGTGCTCGGCTATCTCAAGCAGCTATCTCAGGCCTATCGGGCGCTGGTCGTCCATGGGAATTACCTCCATGAGACCGAGATTGCTTTCCTGGCCAAGCATGCCGAAACGATGTCGGTTTGCTATTGCCCGCGAACTCATGCTTACTTCCATCACGATCAACATCCGATTGAAGAGCTCTTGGCTCAGGGAGTATCCGTTGTGTTAGGAACCGACTCGCGGGCCTCAAACCCCGATTTGAATTTATGGAAAGAGGTTCAGCATGTTCAAAAGGAGTTTCCCGACATCCCTGACGAACAGTTGCTGGGGATGGTGACCAAGGACGCTGCGTTTGCCCTGGGCGTGGAAGACTCGTTTGGAACGATTGAGCCTGGTCGGCGTGCGTTGGTTGCCGCTTTCCCGATTCCAGGGGATGGTCCCGATGTGCTGACCGAGATGCTGGCTGGTCAGCCTAGGCTGTGGAATCTTGGGAACGGACTATCGGAGGTGGACCTTGCCACTACCTGA
- the purM gene encoding phosphoribosylformylglycinamidine cyclo-ligase: protein MAKATYKDAGVDLDVYAESMSRLPRLVKRTFSPRVMQLDGGFAGLFKLDFDNALFKRKYEDPVLISCTDGVGTKIKLAIDSGKHDTVGIDLVAMCVNDAICCGAEPLFFLDYIAMGKDDPELLEQLVTGITNGCVESDSALIGGETAIMPDLYKVGDYDMAGFCVGVADRKHLIDGKAIGEGDVVLGLSSSGVHSNGFSLVRRVVFDIAGLALDDEIEALGGTVGETLLTPTKIYVQPVRNVLSHYKIKNVVHGIAHITGGGLQENLERILPKGVDVEIKKGSWPDLPVFPWLQQLGEIEDEEMARVFNMGIGLVVIVSNYYAASVQKMLAEGGCDVFEIGKVTSGSGKVHLR from the coding sequence ATGGCAAAAGCCACCTATAAAGATGCCGGCGTCGATTTAGACGTTTACGCAGAATCGATGTCCCGTCTTCCTCGGCTGGTCAAGCGAACCTTTTCCCCGCGAGTGATGCAGCTCGATGGGGGGTTTGCAGGGCTGTTCAAGCTTGATTTCGACAATGCCCTCTTCAAACGCAAATATGAGGACCCCGTCCTTATCTCCTGCACCGATGGCGTCGGAACCAAAATCAAGCTGGCGATCGATAGTGGAAAGCACGATACCGTGGGCATCGACTTGGTCGCCATGTGCGTGAATGACGCAATCTGCTGCGGGGCAGAACCACTGTTCTTTCTCGATTACATTGCGATGGGAAAGGATGATCCCGAACTGCTGGAACAACTCGTTACTGGTATCACGAACGGGTGCGTTGAAAGTGATTCAGCACTGATTGGTGGAGAAACGGCCATCATGCCTGACCTATATAAGGTCGGCGACTACGACATGGCCGGTTTCTGCGTGGGTGTGGCCGATCGCAAACATCTGATCGATGGCAAAGCGATTGGTGAAGGCGATGTCGTCCTCGGTCTTTCTTCCAGCGGGGTTCATTCCAACGGGTTTAGCCTGGTGCGGAGAGTTGTTTTCGACATCGCCGGTCTTGCACTGGATGACGAAATTGAAGCTTTGGGCGGCACGGTCGGCGAAACCCTCCTAACGCCAACCAAGATTTACGTCCAACCTGTCCGCAATGTGCTTTCGCACTACAAGATCAAGAACGTAGTCCACGGAATCGCTCATATTACCGGCGGCGGCCTGCAGGAAAACCTGGAGCGCATTCTGCCGAAAGGTGTCGACGTCGAAATCAAAAAAGGAAGCTGGCCAGACCTACCGGTCTTTCCTTGGTTGCAGCAATTGGGCGAGATTGAAGACGAAGAAATGGCGCGCGTCTTCAACATGGGCATCGGCCTGGTAGTGATCGTCAGCAATTATTACGCGGCGAGCGTCCAGAAGATGTTAGCCGAAGGAGGCTGCGACGTGTTCGAGATCGGCAAGGTCACCTCAGGTAGTGGCAAGGTCCACCTCCGATAG
- the glgX gene encoding glycogen debranching protein GlgX — translation MLMVHPHPELQFSHVLPYGAILHERGVRFVVFSRSATAMRLLLYNNVDDREPSEIIDFDRETDRWGDIWSIFIPGLSAGQLYHFQAEGPYNPDQGMLFDGRARLIDPYAKALAGTFQASTDGIIRPPKCVVVDESFNWEGDRHLKRDLSETIIYEMHVKGFTADDSSSTKNPGTYLGVIEKIPYLKSLGVTAVELMPIHEFPIMDMMTGKTPTRGNYWGYDSMAFFAPHRGYAASKTPGGQVREFKEMVKALHQAGIEVILDVVYNHTCEGNEKGPILSFKGLENQVYYMLANGGREYKNYSGCGNTVNGNHPIVREMIFNSLRHWVHNYHVDGFRFDLASILSRDRNGNLVANPPLVEAIAEDPMLADTKIIAEAWDAAGAYQVGSFANLRWAEWNGRYRDDIRSFWKGEPHKLGALATRLAGSSDLYQAGGRQPYHSINFITSHDGFPMNDLVSYNHKHNEANGEGNRDGDNHNLSYNYGVEGPTKRASIEKIRTQQIKNMFCTLLLSQGVPMILMGDEIRRTQHGNNNAYCQDNEISWLDWKLVKKNDEMRRFVRALIAFRRDQPTVRQKHFLGGYPTGRRGLFDVNWYNNLGTAVDWDSGDSMLTCLFAAPTKETDPEQFGRDVLLLMNGSPSPQQFILPPVAKGTSWRMFVDTAASSPSDVYPDLNGPRPPAAGKFVMPERSVRIYVASR, via the coding sequence ATGCTTATGGTTCATCCGCATCCGGAGCTGCAATTTTCCCACGTGCTTCCTTATGGAGCCATTTTGCACGAACGCGGCGTTCGGTTTGTTGTTTTTAGCCGATCCGCCACGGCGATGCGTCTATTGTTGTACAACAACGTCGATGATCGCGAGCCGTCGGAAATCATCGATTTCGATCGTGAAACCGACCGCTGGGGAGATATCTGGAGCATTTTCATTCCTGGCCTTTCCGCAGGTCAGCTGTACCACTTCCAAGCGGAAGGCCCGTACAACCCTGATCAAGGAATGTTATTCGATGGGCGAGCTCGGTTGATCGATCCGTACGCCAAAGCCCTTGCCGGAACGTTCCAGGCCTCGACCGATGGCATTATCCGCCCGCCGAAGTGTGTCGTCGTCGACGAAAGCTTCAACTGGGAAGGGGATCGCCACCTCAAGAGAGACCTGAGCGAGACGATCATCTACGAGATGCACGTTAAGGGTTTCACCGCGGACGACTCCAGCTCGACCAAGAATCCCGGTACGTACCTGGGAGTGATCGAGAAGATCCCGTATTTGAAGTCGCTTGGTGTGACGGCGGTCGAATTGATGCCGATCCACGAGTTCCCGATCATGGACATGATGACGGGCAAGACTCCAACACGCGGCAACTATTGGGGCTACGACTCGATGGCCTTCTTCGCGCCGCACCGTGGCTATGCGGCTAGCAAGACGCCCGGTGGCCAGGTTCGCGAGTTTAAGGAGATGGTCAAAGCCCTTCACCAGGCGGGTATCGAAGTGATTCTCGACGTGGTCTACAACCACACCTGCGAAGGTAACGAGAAGGGACCGATCCTCAGCTTTAAGGGGCTCGAGAATCAGGTTTACTACATGCTGGCCAACGGCGGCCGGGAGTATAAGAACTACTCTGGTTGTGGTAACACGGTCAACGGGAACCACCCGATCGTTCGCGAGATGATCTTTAACAGCTTGCGGCACTGGGTGCACAACTACCACGTTGATGGTTTCCGCTTCGACTTGGCATCGATCTTAAGCCGCGATCGTAATGGTAATCTCGTGGCGAACCCGCCGCTGGTCGAAGCAATCGCAGAAGATCCGATGTTAGCCGATACCAAGATCATCGCCGAAGCCTGGGATGCCGCTGGTGCCTATCAGGTCGGTTCGTTCGCCAACTTGCGTTGGGCCGAATGGAATGGTCGCTACCGTGACGACATCCGCAGCTTCTGGAAGGGCGAACCCCACAAGCTAGGTGCATTGGCCACACGCTTGGCAGGTTCCAGCGATCTTTACCAAGCCGGCGGCCGTCAGCCGTACCATAGTATTAACTTCATCACGTCGCACGATGGCTTTCCGATGAACGACCTCGTGTCGTACAACCACAAACACAACGAAGCGAACGGTGAAGGAAACCGCGACGGCGACAACCACAACCTGAGTTACAACTATGGTGTGGAAGGTCCAACGAAACGAGCCAGCATCGAGAAAATTCGTACCCAGCAGATCAAAAATATGTTCTGCACGCTGCTATTGTCGCAGGGGGTGCCGATGATTTTGATGGGTGACGAAATCCGTCGAACGCAGCATGGTAACAACAATGCCTACTGCCAAGACAATGAGATCTCGTGGCTCGATTGGAAGCTTGTTAAGAAGAATGACGAGATGCGTCGCTTCGTGCGTGCGTTGATCGCGTTCCGTCGTGATCAGCCAACGGTCCGTCAGAAGCACTTCCTGGGTGGCTATCCAACTGGCCGGCGTGGCCTGTTTGACGTGAACTGGTACAACAATCTTGGGACCGCAGTCGATTGGGACAGCGGCGACTCGATGTTGACGTGCCTTTTCGCAGCACCAACCAAAGAGACCGACCCAGAACAATTCGGTCGCGACGTGTTGCTGTTGATGAATGGTAGCCCTTCGCCACAGCAGTTCATTCTGCCTCCGGTTGCCAAGGGAACGAGCTGGCGGATGTTCGTCGACACAGCGGCCTCGTCCCCGAGCGACGTCTACCCAGACCTCAACGGCCCACGCCCACCGGCAGCTGGCAAGTTTGTCATGCCGGAACGAAGCGTCCGAATCTACGTCGCTTCGCGATAA